A window of bacterium contains these coding sequences:
- a CDS encoding D-cysteine desulfhydrase family protein, with product METILENKINLGFFPTPLHYLKNLSNEFPDYNIFIKRDDNTGLASGGNKTRKLEYLLKEAVDSGCDTLITAGAQQSNHCRQTAAACSAAGLECHLMLGGAEPEVFDGNLLLSYLLGAEIHFSGEKRKGEDIPLLKEELTQKGKNVYVVPYGGSNFTGALGYVNAAGELKKQLKKQNIKIDYIFFASSSGGTQAGLIIGLDLFGVDAELIPVNIDKDETYGMPTEEYILNLVQKGREKFKIKKDYQLKDIRLVRDYDKAGYGVITDNERTAIKKLAETEGIILDPVYTGRAFYGMLDYLTRKKIPIKSNVLFWHTGGLPSNFYYAEKLK from the coding sequence ATGGAAACAATACTGGAAAATAAAATAAACCTTGGGTTTTTCCCGACGCCGCTTCACTACTTGAAAAATTTGTCAAATGAATTTCCGGATTATAATATCTTTATTAAAAGGGATGATAACACAGGTTTGGCATCCGGCGGCAACAAGACAAGAAAACTTGAGTACCTTCTGAAAGAGGCTGTTGACAGCGGATGTGATACGCTTATTACTGCAGGTGCCCAGCAGTCCAATCACTGCCGTCAGACTGCTGCTGCCTGCTCTGCTGCAGGGCTGGAATGCCATTTGATGCTGGGAGGGGCAGAGCCTGAGGTGTTTGACGGGAATCTGCTGCTTTCATATTTGCTGGGCGCAGAAATTCATTTTTCAGGGGAGAAAAGAAAGGGAGAAGATATCCCGCTGCTGAAAGAGGAGCTTACACAGAAGGGGAAAAATGTTTATGTTGTCCCATACGGAGGATCAAATTTTACAGGCGCTCTCGGGTATGTGAATGCAGCAGGAGAGCTGAAAAAACAATTAAAAAAGCAGAATATTAAGATTGATTATATATTCTTTGCTTCCAGTTCCGGCGGGACTCAGGCAGGCCTGATAATAGGACTTGATCTGTTCGGAGTCGATGCAGAGCTGATTCCCGTAAACATAGACAAAGATGAGACATACGGTATGCCTACAGAAGAGTATATTTTAAATCTTGTTCAAAAAGGAAGGGAAAAATTTAAAATTAAAAAGGATTATCAGCTTAAAGACATAAGATTAGTCAGAGATTATGACAAAGCAGGTTATGGGGTGATAACTGATAATGAAAGAACAGCAATAAAGAAACTTGCGGAAACAGAGGGGATTATTCTTGACCCTGTATATACCGGAAGAGCTTTTTACGGAATGCTGGACTATTTAACAAGAAAAAAAATTCCGATAAAATCCAATGTGCTTTTCTGGCATACCGGCGGATTGCCGTCGAATTTTTACTATGCGGAAAAACTGAAATAA
- a CDS encoding PD40 domain-containing protein has protein sequence MKYLIIIFMLFFVYCEKGVDEPEISDQRNDTGVVLNIPLTGSLQNPAFSPDSKSIVFTRFINGYNQEPSELYRYNIFTEQLSLIVSDGSANVNLPGSSWNKTIRKIVFSSSREPHDEIYLISEASTTGGEIRITSRVDSAAYEPTLSPDGEWIVFESHKLDEEGDGIIVKYKTDRSSRYIFLTDPKDDCRQPNWSPAGNKILFQKFENTQWDIWIMNPDGTDKVRVTSGPGDKTDASFSDNGQYIVFSSDFESDTANIYKILISGGDPVRLTRYSGYDGAPSLSPDGSKLIFESCEGEPDNSGGTKLIMLKQ, from the coding sequence ATGAAATATTTAATAATCATATTTATGCTGTTTTTTGTTTATTGTGAAAAGGGCGTAGATGAACCGGAAATATCAGATCAGAGAAATGATACAGGCGTTGTACTTAACATCCCTTTAACAGGCAGCCTGCAAAACCCTGCTTTCTCACCGGATTCAAAGTCAATTGTTTTTACAAGATTTATAAACGGATATAATCAGGAACCTTCTGAATTGTACAGATATAATATTTTTACAGAACAGTTGAGTTTAATTGTGTCTGACGGCAGCGCAAATGTAAACCTCCCTGGCTCTTCGTGGAACAAAACAATCCGTAAAATTGTATTTTCTTCGTCGAGGGAGCCGCACGATGAAATATACCTGATTTCCGAGGCCAGTACAACAGGTGGTGAAATCAGGATTACAAGCCGTGTTGACAGTGCAGCGTACGAGCCTACGTTAAGCCCTGACGGAGAATGGATTGTATTTGAATCGCATAAACTGGATGAAGAAGGTGACGGTATCATAGTTAAGTATAAAACTGACAGAAGCTCCCGTTATATTTTTCTCACTGATCCAAAAGATGATTGCAGGCAGCCCAATTGGTCGCCTGCCGGGAATAAGATACTTTTCCAGAAGTTTGAGAATACTCAGTGGGATATATGGATTATGAATCCGGATGGAACGGATAAAGTCAGAGTTACATCCGGCCCGGGGGATAAGACCGATGCTTCATTTTCAGATAACGGTCAATATATTGTTTTTAGCAGCGATTTTGAATCTGACACGGCAAATATCTATAAAATATTAATTTCAGGAGGAGATCCTGTCAGGCTGACGAGATATTCAGGTTATGACGGAGCACCATCTTTGTCCCCGGATGGTTCAAAACTTATTTTTGAGTCATGTGAAGGAGAACCGGATAATTCCGGAGGAACAAAATTAATAATGTTAAAACAATGA